In Candidatus Eisenbacteria bacterium, one genomic interval encodes:
- a CDS encoding benzoate-CoA ligase family protein translates to MAAQRTMTSPPPERSNLASVFLDARVREGRGSRVALRTDQSNLTYAEVQALANRFGHRLRAAGVEPENRVLIALPDGPEFVGAFFGTLKLGAVVVMVNPALPASDVAHMLEYSRARVVVAHRDSAAAFLEAAKSAPLTRQVLIVGDPVFNQELAAASPDLETFHSHRDDAAIWLFSGGTTGRPKAVVQTHRSFINTTELYGRGIIGYVENDVTLSVPKLYFGYATGSNLLFPFSAGASSVLFSEPVTAEVLFERIRRHRPTVLINVPTMIHKLVSHPTARQQDFSSLRVCTSAGEALPAELHQSWSRTFGVELLDGLGTAEMWHIFISNRMGAARPGSIGQVVPGFEVKVCDDLGRELPRGETGWLWVRGDSRAIGYWQQMEKTMQAFRGEWYVSGDLIRMDADGYVTYCGRGDELLKVAGKWLAPAEVEGCLLQHAAVAEAAVIGVPDANGLVKPRAYVVPRLKQAGLEEELKAFVRDRLDAYKHPREVVLVDALPRTHLGKVDRGRLKREAVS, encoded by the coding sequence ATGGCCGCCCAACGTACCATGACCTCGCCGCCGCCGGAACGTTCCAACCTCGCCTCGGTCTTCCTGGACGCGCGCGTGCGCGAAGGACGCGGGTCGCGCGTGGCCTTGCGCACCGACCAGTCGAATCTGACCTATGCCGAGGTCCAGGCGCTCGCCAACCGCTTCGGACACAGGCTGAGGGCTGCCGGAGTCGAGCCCGAGAACCGCGTGCTGATCGCGCTTCCCGACGGCCCCGAGTTCGTCGGCGCCTTTTTCGGAACGCTCAAGCTCGGGGCGGTCGTGGTCATGGTGAATCCCGCGCTGCCGGCGTCCGACGTCGCGCACATGCTCGAGTACTCGCGCGCCCGCGTGGTGGTGGCGCATCGCGACAGCGCCGCGGCCTTCCTCGAAGCCGCGAAGAGCGCGCCCCTCACCCGCCAGGTTCTGATCGTCGGCGATCCGGTATTCAACCAGGAGCTGGCTGCCGCTTCACCGGACCTCGAGACCTTCCACTCCCACCGCGATGACGCCGCGATCTGGCTCTTCTCCGGCGGGACCACCGGCCGTCCGAAGGCCGTCGTTCAGACGCATCGGTCGTTCATCAACACCACGGAGCTCTACGGGCGCGGGATCATCGGCTACGTCGAGAACGACGTGACCCTCTCGGTGCCGAAGCTCTACTTCGGCTACGCCACCGGCTCCAATCTATTGTTCCCGTTCTCGGCAGGGGCCTCCTCCGTGCTGTTCTCCGAACCCGTGACTGCCGAAGTCCTGTTCGAGCGTATCCGCCGGCACCGGCCCACCGTGCTGATCAACGTGCCCACCATGATCCACAAGCTGGTCTCCCATCCCACCGCCAGGCAGCAGGATTTCTCGTCGCTGCGGGTGTGCACGTCGGCCGGCGAGGCGCTTCCCGCCGAGCTCCACCAGTCCTGGTCGCGGACGTTCGGCGTCGAGCTGCTCGACGGCCTGGGCACCGCGGAGATGTGGCACATCTTCATCTCCAACCGCATGGGCGCGGCGCGACCCGGCAGCATCGGGCAGGTGGTGCCGGGCTTCGAGGTCAAGGTGTGCGACGACCTGGGCCGCGAGCTGCCGCGCGGCGAGACGGGGTGGCTGTGGGTCCGTGGCGACTCGCGCGCGATCGGCTACTGGCAGCAGATGGAAAAGACGATGCAGGCCTTTCGCGGGGAGTGGTACGTCTCCGGCGATCTCATCCGCATGGACGCCGACGGCTACGTGACCTACTGCGGCCGCGGCGACGAGCTGCTGAAGGTGGCCGGCAAGTGGCTCGCCCCCGCCGAAGTCGAGGGCTGCCTGCTCCAGCATGCCGCGGTGGCCGAGGCCGCGGTGATCGGCGTGCCCGATGCCAACGGGTTGGTGAAGCCGCGCGCCTACGTCGTGCCGCGGCTCAAGCAGGCCGGGCTCGAGGAGGAGCTCAAGGCCTTCGTGCGCGACCGGCTCGACGCCTACAAGCATCCGCGCGAGGTGGTGCTGGTGGACGCATTGCCGCGCACGCACCTGGGCAAGGTGGACCGCGGAAGACTCAAGCGCGAGGCGGTTTCCTGA
- a CDS encoding aminotransferase class V-fold PLP-dependent enzyme gives MDATHATGNPEAREARASPGFGRGMRDAWPLDPNVLYLNHGTVGVTPRRVLAAQQAIRDHIETRPSQFMLRELTSITVGMPRLKDRPRMRVAADQVAEFVGARGGDLVFVDNATTGANAVVRSFDWKPGDEALVTDLGYGGVVNAVRYATRERGASMRVVEMPYPPTPERVVEAIEAAIGPRTRMVVTDHIASESALLLPVAEIASRCRARSVPLLVDGAHAPGAIALDIPAIGAEWYVANLHKWAFAPRSSGILWVEAERQGEVHPTVISWGLDRGFTDEFDLPGTRDPSCHLAAPEGIAFQRELGLEALRSYNHGLAWRGAHFLAERWGTRFEVPESMVGTMATIPLPDRAGRDSEQAARLRDALLFEDAIEVQVHAWRGRVWVRISGQVYNDEDDLARLAEAVSRRI, from the coding sequence ATGGACGCGACGCACGCCACAGGCAACCCCGAAGCGCGGGAGGCTCGCGCGAGCCCCGGGTTCGGCCGCGGGATGCGCGACGCCTGGCCGCTCGATCCCAACGTCCTCTACCTGAACCACGGGACGGTGGGCGTCACGCCCCGGCGGGTGCTGGCCGCGCAGCAGGCGATCCGCGACCACATCGAGACCCGTCCCTCGCAGTTCATGCTGCGCGAGCTCACGTCGATCACGGTCGGAATGCCCCGGCTGAAGGACAGGCCGCGCATGCGCGTCGCGGCCGATCAGGTGGCCGAATTCGTGGGCGCCCGGGGTGGCGACCTGGTCTTCGTCGACAACGCCACCACCGGAGCCAACGCGGTCGTCCGCTCCTTCGACTGGAAGCCCGGCGACGAAGCGCTGGTCACCGATCTGGGCTATGGCGGCGTCGTCAACGCGGTGCGCTACGCCACCCGCGAGCGGGGCGCTTCGATGCGAGTCGTGGAGATGCCGTATCCCCCGACACCGGAAAGAGTGGTCGAGGCGATCGAAGCGGCAATCGGGCCGCGCACCCGGATGGTGGTCACGGACCACATCGCCTCCGAGAGCGCGCTGCTCCTGCCGGTGGCCGAGATCGCGTCACGTTGCCGCGCCCGCTCGGTGCCGCTCCTGGTCGACGGCGCCCACGCCCCCGGCGCCATCGCGCTCGACATTCCCGCGATCGGCGCGGAGTGGTACGTGGCCAACCTCCACAAGTGGGCGTTCGCGCCGCGCTCGAGCGGCATCCTGTGGGTCGAGGCCGAGCGACAGGGCGAGGTGCACCCCACGGTGATTTCGTGGGGTCTCGACCGGGGCTTCACCGACGAGTTCGATCTGCCCGGCACGCGCGATCCATCCTGTCACCTGGCAGCGCCTGAAGGCATCGCGTTCCAGCGCGAGCTCGGGCTCGAGGCTCTTCGCAGCTACAACCACGGCCTCGCCTGGCGCGGCGCCCACTTCCTGGCCGAGCGCTGGGGCACGCGATTCGAGGTGCCCGAGTCCATGGTGGGCACCATGGCCACGATTCCGTTGCCCGACCGGGCGGGGCGGGACAGCGAGCAGGCGGCGCGGCTGCGCGACGCGCTGCTCTTCGAGGACGCTATCGAAGTGCAGGTCCACGCCTGGCGCGGGCGGGTGTGGGTCCGCATCTCCGGGCAGGTGTACAACGACGAAGACGACCTGGCGCGGCTGGCCGAGGCCGTGTCGAGGCGCATCTGA
- a CDS encoding creatininase family protein yields MGPHLRAGVQRRRRPGAAGRGRVEAHLSDTAIELAALTWEEARDLDRSHAVAVLPIGATEAHGPHLPLGTDTIIALAMARAGGERLAAKGILGVLLPPLWYSAAPFAAGFPGTLSVSAATVRELVLDVAREVTRLEFMALAIANAHLDPAHLAALSEAAERAKTEGLLPVAVPDLTRRATAEKLGDEFRSGACHAGRYEGSIVLAERPELVREDIQKSLPPNPASLSTAIRAGIKTFEQAGGPRAYFGWPADATAEEGEATVAVLGEILAEAVHEALALRGTP; encoded by the coding sequence GTGGGTCCGCATCTCCGGGCAGGTGTACAACGACGAAGACGACCTGGCGCGGCTGGCCGAGGCCGTGTCGAGGCGCATCTGAGCGACACCGCGATCGAGCTGGCGGCGCTGACCTGGGAGGAAGCGCGCGATCTCGATCGATCGCACGCCGTCGCGGTGCTGCCCATCGGCGCCACCGAAGCCCATGGACCGCATCTGCCGCTCGGCACCGACACCATTATTGCATTAGCCATGGCGCGAGCCGGCGGCGAGCGGCTCGCCGCCAAAGGAATTCTCGGCGTGTTGCTGCCGCCGCTGTGGTACAGCGCCGCGCCGTTCGCCGCAGGCTTTCCCGGGACGCTGTCGGTGTCGGCCGCAACGGTGCGCGAGCTGGTGCTCGACGTGGCGCGTGAGGTGACGCGGCTCGAGTTCATGGCGCTCGCGATCGCCAATGCGCACCTCGATCCCGCGCATCTGGCGGCGCTGAGCGAGGCCGCCGAGCGCGCGAAGACCGAAGGCCTGCTGCCGGTCGCGGTGCCCGACCTCACGCGGCGCGCCACCGCGGAGAAGCTCGGTGACGAGTTCAGGAGCGGCGCCTGCCACGCGGGGCGCTACGAAGGGTCGATCGTTCTCGCTGAACGCCCGGAGCTCGTGCGTGAAGACATCCAGAAATCGCTGCCGCCGAATCCTGCTTCGCTGTCGACGGCGATTCGCGCCGGGATCAAGACCTTCGAGCAGGCCGGCGGCCCGCGCGCGTACTTCGGCTGGCCCGCCGACGCCACCGCGGAGGAAGGTGAAGCCACGGTGGCGGTGCTCGGTGAGATCCTGGCCGAGGCCGTGCACGAGGCGCTGGCGCTGCGAGGCACGCCGTGA
- a CDS encoding SDR family NAD(P)-dependent oxidoreductase, which produces MNLEGRGAVVTGASRGIGAATCRALARAGARVVLAARSSVDLERVAKEISDAGHEAWPVVCDVTDEASVKYLGEMARARLSKVDVLVNNAGDAASAPLRRITLEDWNRMLAVNATGTFLVSREFAPAMAEQRWGRIVNVASTAGLEGGKYITHYSAAKHAVVGFTRALAAELAGTGVAVNAVCPGYADTALTERTLENVQARTGTSREGALAAVLASAGQERLVSPEEVADAILALCRNDVGTGQAIVVTGKAAP; this is translated from the coding sequence GTGAATCTCGAAGGTCGCGGCGCCGTCGTCACGGGCGCCAGCCGTGGCATCGGGGCGGCTACTTGCCGGGCGCTCGCTCGGGCAGGTGCGCGAGTCGTGCTGGCCGCACGGTCTTCCGTCGACCTCGAGCGAGTCGCCAAGGAAATTTCCGACGCGGGTCACGAGGCGTGGCCGGTGGTGTGCGATGTCACCGATGAAGCGAGCGTGAAGTATCTCGGCGAGATGGCGCGCGCCCGGTTGTCGAAGGTGGACGTGCTGGTCAACAATGCCGGCGATGCCGCCTCGGCGCCTCTCCGTCGGATCACGCTCGAGGACTGGAACCGCATGCTGGCGGTCAATGCCACCGGAACGTTCCTGGTGAGCCGCGAGTTCGCCCCGGCCATGGCCGAGCAGCGCTGGGGGAGGATCGTCAACGTGGCTTCGACCGCGGGGCTCGAAGGCGGCAAATACATCACGCATTACAGCGCGGCCAAGCACGCGGTCGTCGGCTTCACCCGAGCGCTCGCCGCCGAGCTGGCCGGCACGGGCGTGGCCGTCAATGCCGTGTGCCCGGGCTATGCCGACACCGCGCTCACCGAGCGCACGCTCGAGAACGTGCAGGCACGCACCGGCACGTCGCGCGAAGGCGCGCTGGCCGCGGTGCTGGCGAGCGCGGGCCAGGAACGGCTCGTGAGCCCCGAAGAAGTCGCGGACGCGATCCTCGCGCTGTGCCGGAATGACGTCGGCACCGGACAGGCCATCGTGGTGACGGGAAAGGCGGCGCCATGA